The Natrinema salifodinae genome includes a window with the following:
- a CDS encoding GntP family permease — protein MFNNTVLQLGGQAPLVSLVAGIVAIILLLVVLDLPAFVSLVIAGFTVGIVAPEVAFADVPSEFASAFGDNMVGIGIPILMAAIIGKAMVESGAANRIVRAFTSVFGDENTELSLFSSSFLMSIPVFFDNVFYLLAPLARSARSRIGKNYTLYIVAVGAAGVVTHGFVPPTPGPLLAVEEFDANLGSTIMIGVLVGVPTALVSGLGYGYWINRRLEIPLRDSMGTTVEELEAQNQVPTSELPGVFESLLPILLAVLLVTADTTAQTILGEDAAVGAVTGFFGDPNLALTAAALAAALTYFRMSDLNSDAFSDELTDALKSGGNIAAITAAGGAFGAMLQAAGAGTYIADNLEGVGLGLLVTAWVIAAGVRVVQGSATVAIVTTAGIMAPLASGLDVNVAYLVMSIGAGASFCSWYNDSGFWIVKEIGGLTQAETLKTWTVVTTLIGITGLISTLVFSAILPFA, from the coding sequence ATGTTCAATAACACTGTATTGCAGTTAGGGGGCCAGGCGCCCCTCGTGTCGCTGGTCGCTGGCATCGTGGCGATTATTCTACTGCTGGTCGTCCTCGACTTGCCAGCGTTCGTGTCGCTCGTTATCGCAGGGTTCACGGTCGGGATCGTCGCTCCGGAGGTCGCCTTCGCCGACGTCCCGAGCGAGTTCGCGTCGGCGTTCGGTGACAACATGGTCGGAATCGGGATCCCCATCCTGATGGCTGCGATCATCGGCAAGGCGATGGTCGAAAGCGGCGCCGCGAATCGGATCGTGCGCGCGTTTACGAGCGTGTTCGGCGACGAGAACACGGAGCTGTCGCTGTTCAGCAGCAGCTTCCTGATGTCGATTCCCGTGTTCTTCGACAACGTGTTCTACCTGCTCGCGCCGCTCGCGCGGTCCGCGCGGTCGCGCATCGGAAAGAACTACACCCTGTACATCGTCGCGGTCGGCGCCGCCGGCGTCGTCACCCACGGGTTCGTGCCGCCGACGCCCGGTCCGCTGCTCGCCGTCGAGGAGTTCGACGCGAACCTCGGAAGCACGATCATGATCGGCGTGCTCGTCGGCGTCCCGACCGCGCTCGTGTCGGGGCTTGGGTACGGGTACTGGATCAACCGCCGACTCGAAATTCCGCTTCGCGATTCGATGGGCACGACGGTCGAGGAACTCGAGGCGCAGAACCAGGTGCCGACGAGCGAACTCCCGGGTGTCTTCGAGTCGTTGCTCCCGATCCTCCTCGCCGTCCTCCTCGTCACCGCGGACACGACCGCGCAGACGATCCTCGGGGAAGACGCGGCGGTCGGAGCCGTCACCGGCTTCTTCGGCGATCCGAACCTCGCGCTCACGGCGGCCGCGCTGGCTGCGGCGCTTACGTACTTCCGCATGAGCGACCTCAACAGCGATGCGTTCTCCGACGAACTCACGGACGCGCTCAAGAGCGGCGGGAACATCGCCGCCATCACCGCCGCGGGCGGCGCGTTCGGCGCGATGTTGCAGGCGGCCGGCGCCGGCACGTACATCGCTGACAACCTCGAAGGGGTCGGCCTCGGGCTGCTCGTGACGGCGTGGGTGATCGCCGCCGGCGTCCGCGTCGTCCAGGGGTCGGCGACCGTCGCGATCGTCACTACCGCGGGGATCATGGCTCCGCTGGCGAGCGGCCTCGACGTCAACGTCGCCTACCTCGTCATGTCCATCGGCGCGGGCGCGTCGTTCTGCTCGTGGTACAACGACAGCGGCTTCTGGATCGTCAAGGAGATCGGCGGCCTCACGCAGGCCGAGACGCTCAAGACGTGGACCGTTGTGACGACCCTCATCGGGATCACGGGTCTAATCAGTACGCTCGTCTTCTCGGCGATCCTCCCGTTCGCCTGA
- a CDS encoding fumarylacetoacetate hydrolase family protein, producing the protein MRYYRRFSGGEYRLLAVEDETAYDLTAVKPRLDSFGDLAAAASISDEGVDRLASELTDTAPVVDVDPAAVSRPVVPEEVWAAGVTYEISEEAREAESGMPKMYLHAYEAERPEIFFKATPSRTVGPGEAIGIRADSTWDVPEPELGIVLYDGSIVGYTIGNDVSSREIEGENPLYLPQAKMYERCCSIGPAIVSADSVDDPHELTMTMEISRNGEVRYEGETSTGNMARTCEELVEFWRDHNTVPELGLLLTGTSLVPDDGFTLRPDDEVRIEIDEIGELSNPVIEV; encoded by the coding sequence ATGCGCTACTATCGCCGTTTCAGCGGCGGTGAGTATCGGCTGCTCGCCGTCGAAGACGAGACTGCGTACGATCTCACGGCCGTCAAGCCGCGGCTCGACAGTTTCGGCGACCTCGCAGCCGCTGCGAGTATCTCCGACGAGGGCGTCGATCGGCTCGCGTCCGAGCTAACCGACACCGCGCCCGTCGTCGACGTCGACCCGGCGGCCGTGAGCCGACCGGTGGTGCCCGAGGAAGTGTGGGCCGCGGGCGTCACCTACGAGATCAGCGAGGAGGCGCGCGAGGCCGAGAGCGGCATGCCCAAGATGTATCTGCACGCGTACGAGGCCGAGCGACCGGAGATTTTCTTCAAGGCGACGCCCAGCCGCACCGTCGGCCCCGGCGAGGCGATCGGGATCCGCGCGGACTCGACGTGGGACGTCCCGGAGCCGGAACTCGGGATCGTCCTCTACGACGGCTCCATCGTCGGCTACACGATCGGCAACGACGTGAGCAGCCGCGAGATCGAGGGCGAGAACCCGCTCTACCTGCCCCAGGCGAAGATGTACGAGCGGTGTTGTTCGATCGGCCCCGCGATCGTATCCGCTGACTCCGTCGACGACCCCCACGAATTGACGATGACGATGGAGATCAGCCGTAACGGCGAGGTCCGCTACGAGGGCGAAACCTCCACCGGGAACATGGCTCGGACTTGCGAGGAATTGGTCGAGTTCTGGCGCGACCACAATACCGTTCCCGAACTCGGTCTCCTGCTGACCGGTACGTCGCTGGTCCCGGACGACGGGTTTACGCTTCGGCCGGACGACGAAGTTCGCATCGAGATCGACGAGATCGGCGAACTCTCGAATCCGGTCATCGAAGTCTAA
- a CDS encoding mandelate racemase family protein yields the protein MAPTITRIESREFEYPLEDIGTDEHGFNLVYEPGETTSRKLFGIEIHTDEGITGEYVGGNSPAAAQYNIIAKYLIGTDPLKREKHWSEIKRALRKYDRMGIGPIDIALWDFAGKYYDAPIHELLGTYRERIPAYASTYHGDDAGGLDSPEAFADFAEECRDRGFGGFKIHGWGGGDDARDLTREIEAVRAVGERVGDEMDLMHDPACELETFADALELGRALDEEGFFWYEDPFRDGGISQHAHRKLARKLDTPILQTEHVRGLESKSDFAANDATDFLRADPEYDAGITGAIKVARMAEAFGLDVEFHAPGPAQRHCIAACRNSNYYEMALVHPKCQNTQPPVYRDGYSDMMSAVGEDGTVPVPDGPGLGVEYDWDYIEANTTGSVHVYE from the coding sequence ATGGCACCGACGATCACGCGGATAGAGAGTCGCGAATTCGAGTACCCGCTGGAGGACATCGGGACCGACGAGCACGGGTTCAACCTGGTCTACGAGCCAGGCGAGACGACCTCTCGAAAGCTGTTCGGCATCGAAATCCACACGGACGAGGGAATCACCGGCGAGTACGTCGGCGGGAACTCCCCGGCTGCGGCCCAGTACAACATCATCGCGAAGTACCTGATCGGAACGGACCCGCTGAAACGCGAGAAACACTGGTCGGAGATCAAGCGCGCCCTCCGAAAGTACGACCGGATGGGGATCGGCCCAATCGACATCGCGCTGTGGGACTTCGCCGGCAAGTACTACGACGCGCCGATTCACGAACTACTGGGGACGTACCGCGAGCGCATCCCCGCCTACGCCTCTACCTACCACGGGGACGACGCCGGCGGCCTCGACTCGCCGGAGGCGTTCGCCGACTTCGCCGAGGAGTGTCGCGACCGCGGGTTCGGCGGGTTCAAGATCCACGGCTGGGGCGGCGGCGACGACGCCCGCGACTTGACGCGAGAGATCGAGGCCGTCCGCGCCGTCGGCGAGCGGGTCGGGGACGAGATGGACCTGATGCACGACCCGGCCTGCGAACTCGAGACGTTCGCCGACGCCCTCGAACTCGGCCGCGCGCTGGACGAGGAGGGGTTCTTCTGGTACGAGGATCCGTTCCGCGACGGCGGGATCTCCCAACACGCCCACCGGAAGCTCGCCCGGAAACTCGACACGCCGATCCTCCAGACCGAACACGTCCGCGGCCTGGAGAGCAAGTCCGACTTCGCCGCCAACGACGCCACGGACTTCCTGCGCGCCGATCCCGAGTACGACGCCGGCATCACGGGAGCGATCAAGGTGGCGCGGATGGCCGAGGCCTTCGGCCTCGACGTGGAGTTCCACGCGCCTGGTCCCGCACAGCGACACTGTATCGCGGCGTGTCGAAACTCTAACTACTACGAGATGGCGCTCGTCCATCCGAAGTGCCAGAACACTCAACCGCCCGTCTACCGGGACGGCTACTCCGACATGATGAGCGCCGTCGGCGAGGACGGAACCGTCCCGGTCCCCGACGGCCCCGGTCTGGGCGTCGAGTACGACTGGGACTACATCGAAGCCAACACGACTGGCAGCGTTCACGTCTACGAATAA
- the xacF gene encoding 2,5-dioxovalerate dehydrogenase, with the protein MSDQRLNFIGGEWTESQTGETFETTDPANPEEVIATYPQSDAADTERAIEAAAEASDEWAATPGPERGRVLTKTGSLLDRRKDDLTELLVREEGKTRSEAGGEVQRAIDIFHYYGSKASDLGGTVKSSSARDTNLYTKTEPLGVAGLITPWNYPIAIPAWKIAPALAAGNAVVIKPASLAPGVVHEIADALAEAGLPDGVLNVVTGPGSEVGATIAGHEDVDAVSFTGSTAVGNTVYDTATEDGKRVQLEMGGKNPTLVGASADAEEAADIVADGAFGVTGQACTACSRAIVHEEVYDEFVDAVVDRAAAIEPDHGIDDPDMGPHVSESELESTLEYVEIAEDEGATLEYGGSTLDREGYFVEPAVFSDVDSEMTLAQEEVFGPVLAVIPVSDFDEGVRVANDVDFGLSAGVVTDDHTEANRFVEEIEAGVVKINEKTTGLELHVPFGGMKDSSSETYREQGDAGLDFYTISKTVYDNY; encoded by the coding sequence ATGTCCGACCAGCGGCTGAACTTCATCGGCGGCGAGTGGACCGAATCGCAAACCGGAGAGACCTTCGAGACGACCGACCCCGCGAATCCCGAGGAGGTCATCGCGACCTATCCCCAGTCCGACGCCGCGGACACCGAACGGGCCATCGAAGCGGCCGCCGAGGCCAGCGACGAGTGGGCCGCGACGCCCGGTCCCGAGCGCGGTCGCGTCCTCACGAAGACCGGCTCCCTGCTCGACCGGCGCAAGGACGACCTGACCGAACTGCTCGTCCGCGAGGAGGGCAAGACCCGGAGCGAAGCCGGCGGCGAGGTACAGCGGGCTATCGACATCTTCCACTACTACGGCTCGAAGGCCAGCGACCTCGGCGGCACGGTCAAGAGTTCGAGCGCCCGCGACACGAACCTCTACACGAAAACTGAGCCCCTCGGCGTCGCAGGCCTGATCACGCCGTGGAACTACCCCATCGCCATTCCGGCCTGGAAGATCGCGCCCGCCCTGGCCGCCGGCAACGCGGTCGTCATCAAGCCTGCCTCGCTCGCGCCTGGCGTCGTCCACGAGATCGCCGACGCGCTCGCAGAAGCCGGCCTTCCCGACGGCGTGCTCAACGTCGTCACCGGCCCCGGGAGCGAAGTCGGCGCCACCATCGCGGGCCACGAGGATGTCGACGCCGTCTCCTTTACCGGCAGCACCGCGGTCGGCAACACCGTCTACGACACCGCGACCGAGGACGGCAAGCGCGTCCAGCTCGAGATGGGCGGGAAGAACCCGACGCTCGTCGGTGCCAGCGCGGACGCCGAGGAAGCGGCCGACATCGTCGCCGACGGCGCCTTCGGCGTCACCGGCCAGGCGTGTACCGCCTGCTCCCGGGCGATCGTCCACGAGGAGGTCTACGACGAGTTCGTCGACGCCGTCGTCGATCGGGCCGCGGCCATCGAACCCGACCATGGAATCGACGATCCGGACATGGGTCCCCACGTCAGCGAGTCCGAACTCGAGAGCACGCTGGAGTACGTCGAAATCGCCGAAGACGAGGGGGCAACCCTCGAGTACGGCGGGTCGACGCTCGATCGCGAGGGATACTTCGTCGAACCCGCCGTCTTCTCGGACGTCGACTCCGAGATGACCCTCGCCCAGGAGGAGGTCTTCGGCCCGGTGCTCGCGGTCATCCCCGTCAGCGATTTCGACGAGGGCGTCCGCGTCGCCAACGACGTCGACTTCGGGCTCTCGGCCGGCGTCGTCACGGACGACCACACCGAGGCCAACCGCTTCGTCGAGGAGATCGAAGCCGGCGTCGTAAAGATCAACGAGAAGACGACCGGCCTCGAACTGCACGTCCCCTTCGGCGGGATGAAAGACTCCTCGAGCGAGACCTACCGCGAACAGGGCGACGCCGGACTCGACTTCTACACGATCAGCAAGACGGTCTACGACAACTACTGA